The Manihot esculenta cultivar AM560-2 chromosome 11, M.esculenta_v8, whole genome shotgun sequence genome includes a region encoding these proteins:
- the LOC110626402 gene encoding tRNA ligase 1, translated as MRSILFTLSSTLPFSFPSLNLKSKSFIFLRSSPLFLALPRSSSLSISYLIMPQRRGGLKEKQWKLKPSPDQSSPCGQGASVAAVTDRIGGLSIAESSGQSNVASSVTAPFSNAPVANQDNLQGQKAIWKPKSYGTVSGASTVEVENVPSNGMPVDVQSSASGTDAVAAQKSSVTLSKFFKGNLLENFVVDNSTYSQAQIRATFYPKFENEKSDQEIRIRMIEMVSKGLATLEVTLKHSGSLFMYAGHKGGAYAKNSFGNIYTAVGVFVLGRMFHEAWGTAAAKKQAEFNEFLEENRMCISMELVTAVLGDHGQRPREDYVVVTAVTELGNGKPKFYSTPEVIAFCRKWRLPTNHVWLFSTRKSVTSFFAAYDALCEEGTATTVCRALDEVADISVPGSKDHIKVQGEILEGLVARVVSPDSSKHMENVLREYHPPPAEGADLNLGSSLREICAANRADEKQQIKALLQSIGSSFCPDNSDWFGVEVGGTHSRNADRSVVSKFLQAHPADYSTKKLQEMVRLLRERRFPTAFKCYHNFQKIDSVSNDNLFYKMVIHVHSDSGFRRYQKEMRHKPGLWPLYRGFFVDINLFKGNKERAAEIAKNNNKMEANINGNDAVSAKDGIADEDANLMIKLKFLTYKLRTFLIRNGLSILFKDGPSAYKAYYLRQMKIWGTSAGKQRELSKMLDEWAVYIRRKHGRKQLSSSIYLSEAEPFLEQYASRSLENQALIGSAGSLVRAEDFLAIIEGDRDEEGDLETEREVAPPSPVPSVKDTVQKNEGLIVFFPGIPGCAKSALCKELLNAPGGLGDDRPVHSLMGDLIKGRYWQKVAEERRRKPYSIVLADKNAPNEEVWRQIEDMCRSTRASAVPVIPDSEGTDSNPFSLDSLSVFIFRVLQRVNHPGNLDKASPNAGYVLLMFYHLYDGKSQKEFESELIERFGSLVKMPLLKSDRSPLPDPVRLILEEGINLYRLHTNRHGRLESTKGSFAKEWANWEKRLREVLFSNAEYLNSIQVPFESAVKHVLEQLRKIAKGEYTTPIIEKRKLGTIVFAAINLPVAEISSSLNNLAQKNPKVEAFLQDKNMELNLKKAHLTLAHKKSHGVTAVASYGLFLNQKVPVELTALLFTDKMAALEAKPGSVDGEKVVSKNQWPHVTIWTGEGVAPKEANALPQLFSEGNATRVEISPPIIISGTVEFY; from the exons ATGCGAAGCATCCTCTTCACACTCTCTTCGACTCTCCcgttttcttttccttctctaAACCTCAAATCTAAAAGCTTCATTTTCCTTCGATCATCTCCTCTCTTTTTAGCCCTACCTCGCTCTTCTTCTCTTTCCATTTCTTATCTAATCATGCCTCAG AGAAGGGGCGGGCTTAAAGAGAAACAGTGGAAACTGAAGCCAAGTCCGGACCAATCCTCTCCCTGCGGTCAGGGTGCGTCGGTTGCGGCGGTTACGGATAGAATTGGTGGTTTGAGTATAGCCGAAAGCAGTGGGCAGAGTAATGTTGCGTCGTCAGTGACAGCGCCGTTTAGTAATGCGCCAGTGGCTAATCAGGATAACTTGCAAGGTCAAAAAGCGATATGGAAGCCTAAGTCCTATGGAACAGTGAGTGGAGCTTCAACTGTGGAAGTTGAAAATGTGCCTTCCAATGGAATGCCGGTTGATGTCCAGAGTAGTGCGTCTGGTACAGATGCGGTGGCAGCTCAGAAGAGTAGTGTTActttaagtaaattttttaaggGTAATCTTTTAGAGAATTTCGTCGTAGATAATTCGACGTATTCACAAGCTCAAATTAGGGCCACTTTCTATCCCAAATTTGAAAATGAGAAGTCTGATCAGGAG ATTAGGATCAGAATGATTGAGATGGTATCAAAAGGCCTGGCTACATTGGAG GTGACACTCAAACATTCTGGGTCTCTTTTTATGTATGCGGGTCACAAGGGGGGAGCATATGCAAAAAATAGCTTTGGAAATAT ATACACTGCTGTTGGTGTCTTCGTACTTGGTCGAATGTTTCATGAGGCATGGGGGACTGCAGCTGCAAAAAAGCAAGCGGAGTTCAATGAGTTTCTTGAG GAAAACCGAATGTGTATATCAATGGAATTGGTCACTGCCGTTCTAGGAGACCATGGGCAGCGGCCCCGAGAGGATTATG TGGTGGTCACAGCAGTCACAGAGTTAGGCAATGGAAAGCCAAAGTTCTACTCAACTCCTGAAGTGATCGCCTTTTGTCGGAAATGGCGCCTTCCAACAAATCATGTTTGGTTGTTCTCAACAAG GAAATCAGTAACGTCTTTTTTTGCTGCCTATGATGCACTATGTGAAGAAGGAACAGCAACCACTGTATGTAGGGCTCTTGATGAAGTTGCTGATATTTCTGTGCCAG GTTCAAAAGATCACATAAAGGTGCAGGGTGAAATCCTGGAGGGTCTTGTTGCTCGGGTTGTAAGTCCTGACAGCTCAAAACACATGGAAAATGTCTTGAGAGAATATCATCCTCCACCAGCTGAAGGAG CGGACCTCAATTTGGGATCAAGTCTGAGGGAAATTTGTGCTGCTAATAGGGCAGATGAAAAACAG CAAATAAAAGCGCTACTTCAGAGCATTGGCTCTTCTTTTTGCCCTGACAATTCAGACTGGTTTGGGGTTGAAGTTGGTGGTACCCATTCAAGAAATGCAGACAGATCTGTAGTTTCAAAATTTTTGCAAGCTCACCCTGCTGATTATTCAACCAAGAAGTTGCAG GAAATGGTTCGTTTGCTGAGAGAAAGACGCTTCCCAACTGCTTTTAAATGCTACCATAACTTCCAAAAGATTGATTCTGTATCAAATGACAATCTTTTCTACAAGATGGTTATTCATGTCCATAGTGACTCTGGATTTCGGCGATATCAAAAAGAGATGAG GCACAAGCCAGGATTGTGGCCATTGTATCGAG GTTTTTTTGTTGACATCAATTTATTCAAGGGAAACAAGGAGAGAGCTGCCGAAATTGCAAAGAATAACAATAAAATGGAGGCTAATATTAATGGCAATGATGCTGTTTCTGCAAAAGATGGCATTGCTGATGAAGATGCAAATTTGATGATCAAATTAAAGTTTCTTACTTATAAG TTAAGAACCTTTTTGATCCGCAATGGTTTGTCGATTCTTTTCAAGGATGGTCCATCTGCTTACAAGGCCTACTACCTGAG GCAGATGAAAATATGGGGCACATCGGCTGGAAagcagagagaactcagcaagATGCTTGATGAATG GGCTGTATACATCCGAAGGAAACATGGAAGGAAACAGTTGTCGTCCTCAATATACCTAAGTGAAGCTGAGCCTTTCCTTGAACAGTATGCTAGTCGAAGCCTAGAGAATCAGGCTCTGATAGGATCTGCTGGAAGTTTAGTCAGGGCTGAAGATTTCTTGGCCATTATAGAAGGGGACAGGGATGAGGAGGGAGATCTTGAGACAGAGCGAGAGGTGGCACCTCCAAGCCCTGTGCCCTCAGTTAAGGACACTGTTCAAAAGAATGAGggtttaattgtattttttccAG GAATACCAGGTTGTGCCAAGTCTGCCCTTTGCAAGGAATTACTAAATGCCCCTGGAGGACTTGGAGATGATCGCCCTGTCCATAGTTTGATGGGGGACCTTATCAAAG GAAGGTATTGGCAGAAGGTTGCGGAGGAGCGCAGGAGAAAACCATATTCTATAGTGCTTGCTGACAAGAATGCACCAAATGAAGAAGTTTGGAGACAG ATTGAAGACATGTGCCGTAGCACCCGCGCATCAGCTGTTCCTGTTATACCTGATTCTGAAG GAACGGATTCAAATCCATTTTCACTTGATTCATTATCAGTTTTCATTTTCCGTGTTCTTCAACGAGTTAATCATCCG GGCAATCTGGACAAAGCATCTCCAAATGCTGGTTATGTGCTTTTAATGTTTTATCATCTTTACGATGGCAAG AGTCAAAAAGAGTTTGAGAGTGAATTAATTGAACGTTTTGGCTCTCTAGTGAAGATGCCATTGCTGAAATCAGATAG GAGTCCTCTGCCAGATCCTGTGAGGTTGATATTGGAAGAGGGAATAAATCTATACAGGCTTCACACCAACAGACATGGCAG ATTGGAATCAACCAAGGGGTCATTTGCAAAGGAATGGGCAAATTGGGAGAAGCGGTTGCGTGAAGTTTTATTCAGCAATGCCGAGTACCTTAATTCCATTCAg GTTCCATTTGAGTCAGCAGTTAAGCATGTGCTGGAACAACTGAGAAAAATTGCTAAGGGTGAATACACAACACCAATTATTGAGAAGAGGAAACTTGGAACGATTGTTTTTGCTGCAATCAATTTGCCAGTTGCAGAAATCTCTAGTTCCCTCAACAAT TTGGCTCAAAAGAATCCCAAGGTTGAAGCCTTTCTTCAAGACAAGAACATGGAGCTCAACCTTAAGAAGGCTCACCTGACCCTTGCCCACAAGAAAAGTCATGGCGTTACAGCAGTAGCAAGTTATGGACTTTTCCTCAATCAGAAGGTCCCAGTAGAATTGACTGCACTTTTGTTCACAGATAAAATGGCTGCCCTAGAAGCAAAACCTGGCTCTGTTGATGGTGAAAAAGTAGTTTCAAAAAATCAGTGGCCTCATGTTACCATATGGACTGGAGAGGGAGTAGCACCAAAGGAAGCCAACGCATTGCCTCAATTGTTCTCAGAGGGGAACGCCACTCGGGTTGAAATTAGTCCACCCATAATCATATCGGGTACCGTGGAATTTTATTGA
- the LOC110626755 gene encoding (R)-specific enoyl-CoA hydratase has protein sequence MMFAKSLLSRTVPFARCFSWTAPSVLQTGDILRQTRVFSIEDVTAYSKVSHDSNPLHFDSESAKNAGFEDRVVHGMLVAALFPQIIASHFPGAVYVSQILQFKSPVYIGEEVHGEVQALSIRENKRRYIAKFATKCFKKGELLIIDGEAMAILPTLAVENIY, from the exons ATGATGTTCGCaaaaagtctgctttcaaggaCTGTCCCCTTCGCCAGATGCTTTTCATGGACAGCTCCAAGTGTGCTTCAGACTGGAGACATCTTGAGGCAAACAAGAGTGTTCTCAATTGAAGATGTTACAGCATACTCAAAGGTGAGTCATGATTCAAATCCTCTCCATTTTGATTCTGAATCTGCCAAGAATGCTGGATTTGAGGATCGGGTTGTTCATGGAATGCTTGTCGCTGCACTGTTTCCTCAGATTATTGCATCCCATTTT CCTGGAGCAGTGTATGTTTCTCAAATCTTGCAATTCAAGAGTCCTGTGTATATTGGAGAAGAAGTTCATGGTGAAGTACAAGCTCTGAGTATAAGAGAAAACAAGAGGAGATACAT AGCAAAATTTGCTACAAAGTGCTTCAAGAAGGGTGagcttctcattattgatggtgAGGCTATGGCAATTTTACCAACTCTAGCTGTGGAAAACATCTATTGA
- the LOC110625707 gene encoding Werner syndrome ATP-dependent helicase homolog, whose product MSFAGPSSILAVQYYADHIFTTVTAAAAVVDEWIANTMHIHKRKLSKLLIGLDTEWCLPTEPNGHQQVAIIQLCVGKRCLIFQLYHADDIPQSLIQFLGNYKFRFIGKGVWNDADKLYEDYGLVVAHPKDVSYWAAKKYHDRYYRKMGLKGLVLDLLGKVIPKPREITMSEWNTKELTIEQIEYACLDAFVSLELGICLSKPTHENMSAKTIVYQPAYEYEQLDEELILGQSFAECKDLRRMKPAKKFGSQKSSKRSHTTKKRASKRKEKSKQVELIDEMDAYYSF is encoded by the coding sequence ATGTCTTTTGCAGGCCCTTCCTCCATACTTGCTGTTCAATATTATGCTGATCATATATTCACAACTGTCACAGCTGCAGCAGCAGTGGTCGATGAATGGATAGCTAATACAATGCATATCCACAAGCGTAAATTGAGCAAACTTCTTATCGGCCTTGACACAGAATGGTGCTTGCCTACTGAACCAAATGGTCACCAACAGGTTGCTATCATTCAACTCTGTGTAGGTAAAAGGTGCCTCATATTTCAACTTTACCATGCAGACGATATCCCACAATCTTTGATCCAATTTCTCGGGAACTACAAGTTCAGATTTATTGGTAAAGGAGTATGGAATGATGCTGATAAACTATATGAAGACTATGGGTTGGTTGTAGCTCATCCAAAGGATGTAAGTTACTGGGCAGCAAAGAAATATCATGACAGATATTACCGAAAAATGGGCTTGAAGGGTTTGGTGCTTGATTTGCTTGGAAAAGTGATTCCCAAGCCAAGGGAGATCACCATGAGTGAATGGAACACAAAAGAGCTTACAATTGAACAGATAGAATATGCTTGTCTTGATGCTTTCGTGTCTTTAGAACTTGGGATTTGTTTGAGCAAACCTACACATGAGAACATGTCCGCAAAGACAATTGTGTATCAGCCCGCATATGAATATGAGCAACTTGATGAAGAGCTTATCTTGGGGCAGAGTTTTGCGGAGTGTAAAGATTTGAGAAGAATGAAACCAGCCAAGAAATTTGGGAGCCAAAAAAGTAGTAAAAGGAGTCACACGACCAAGAAAAGGGCGTCCAAAAGAAAGGAGAAATCCAAGCAAGTGGAGCTGATTGATGAAATGGATGCATATTATAGCTTTTAA